Proteins from a genomic interval of Lycium ferocissimum isolate CSIRO_LF1 unplaced genomic scaffold, AGI_CSIRO_Lferr_CH_V1 ctg60, whole genome shotgun sequence:
- the LOC132045113 gene encoding uncharacterized protein LOC132045113, protein MAFRSSNLWKSMATRVSVNSAFAKSNITKLRSYASTAEHPDAKPRGLKGEFVPVYVALGLIALSVGFGVHTATHQLKRAPNVSLKKSRRETVPEVAEPDSVVDDGNSFIKKSFFRKVAHVQDFDNQSVMPDPMRGDVLAREPHAETLKSVGVNPNQKLQ, encoded by the exons ATGGCATTCAGGTCTTCG AATTTGTGGAAATCTATGGCTACTCGTGTTAGCGTAAATTCTGCTTTTGCAAAATCAAATATTACCAAACTGAGGTCATATGCCAGTACTGCTGAGCATCCAGACGCTAAGCCCAG GGGACTGAAAGGAGAGTTTGTTCCAGTGTATGTGGCACTGGGACTAATAGCACTATCCGTGGGTTTTGGGGTACATACAGCCACGCATCAGCTGAAGCGGGCGCCCAATGTCTCCTTGAAGAAATCAAGGAGAGAAACTGTACCGGAAGTCGCCGAACCGGATAGTGTTGTGGATGATGGAAACAGCTTCATAAAGAAATCTTTCTTCCGAAAGGTGGCTCATGTCCAGGATTTTGATAATCAATCTGTCATGCCTGATCCCATGCGTGGGGATGTCCTAGCTAG GGAACCTCATGCGGAGACGTTGAAATCTGTTGGGGTGAATCCCAATCAGAAATTGCAGTGA
- the LOC132045110 gene encoding uncharacterized protein LOC132045110, producing the protein MDHHKCKCDRPQLAIRFCKVIHQASNHIPNLSDFLLRSTQIVLSMAFRSVSSLKSALNQLKGSSSLNYATAATSKLKAASPLQLKETVPKSRKGDFVPVCVALGMIGLSTSFGLHTAMHQLRRAPNVYVKKSRRETLPEIMEPEHVAEEAEKFVNKSLFRKVAHIQDRASRLVIPDPRGDVYTKKPGVETLKTIGVDPNL; encoded by the exons ATGGACCATCACAAGTGCAAATGTGATCGACCACAATTGGCAATTCGATTTTGTAAAGTTATACACCAAGCTTCGAATCATATTCCAAATCTATCTGACTTTTTACTTCGATCTACACAAATTGTTCTCTCTATGGCTTTTAGATCAGTG TCTTCTCTAAAGTCCGCACTGAATCAGTTAAAGGGAAGCTCATCACTAAATTATGCAACAGCTGCCACTTCAAAACTTAAGGCAGCTTCTCCCCTCCAACTCAAAGAGACTGTGCCCAA GTCCCGGAAAGGAGACTTTGTGCCAGTATGTGTGGCTCTAGGGATGATCGGACTGTCTACGAGTTTCGGGCTGCACACGGCGATGCATCAGCTGAGGCGAGCCCCTAATGTATATGTGAAGAAATCAAGAAGGGAAACTCTGCCAGAGATAATGGAACCAGAACATGTTGCAGAAGAGGCCGAAAAGTTTGTCAATAAATCATTATTCCGAAAGGTGGCTCACATTCAGGATCGTGCTAGCAGGCTTGTCATTCCTGATCCTCGTGGCGACGTTTATACCAA GAAGCCAGGTGTGGAGACCTTGAAGACTATAGGAGTGGATCCGAATCTGTAA